One stretch of Streptomyces peucetius DNA includes these proteins:
- a CDS encoding ArsA family ATPase: protein MTLEPSARLEVDPLIDDPATRIIVCCGAGGVGKTTTAAALGVRAAERGRKVVVLTIDPARRLAQSMGIDSLDNTPRRVKGIEDRGGATGSDAGRDDGVRPAGELHAMMLDMKRTFDEIVEAHADAERARAILENPFYQSLSAGFAGTQEYMAMEKLGQLRARDEWDLIIVDTPPSRSALDFLDAPKRLGSFLDGKFIKLLMAPAKVGGRAGMKFLNVGMSMMTGTLGKVLGGQLLRDVQTFVAAMDTMFGGFRMRADATYRLLQAPGTAFLVVAAPERDALREAAYFVERLAAEDMPLAGLVLNRVHGSGAARLSAERALAAAENLDEAGIVDQGPGKTRVRDAAAVSPESPSAGRSPEAPPEAGTSAPGASKAPPEVPESPAEPKNSLERTTDQATEQTTEQMTAGLLRLHAERMQVLAREQRTRDRFTALHPEVAVAEVPAFPGDVHDLAGLRAIGDRLATGGSTPAGAA, encoded by the coding sequence ATGACTCTGGAACCGTCGGCCCGGCTCGAGGTCGACCCGCTCATCGACGACCCGGCGACACGCATCATCGTGTGCTGCGGTGCCGGGGGCGTCGGCAAGACGACGACGGCGGCGGCCCTCGGCGTCCGGGCGGCCGAGCGCGGCCGCAAGGTGGTCGTCCTCACCATCGACCCGGCCCGGCGGCTGGCGCAGTCCATGGGCATCGACTCACTCGACAACACTCCCCGCAGGGTCAAGGGCATCGAGGATCGGGGAGGGGCGACGGGAAGCGACGCAGGCAGGGACGATGGCGTGCGGCCGGCCGGCGAACTGCACGCCATGATGCTCGACATGAAGCGGACGTTCGACGAGATCGTCGAGGCGCACGCGGACGCGGAGCGGGCCCGCGCCATCCTGGAGAACCCCTTCTACCAGTCCCTGTCCGCCGGTTTCGCCGGCACGCAGGAGTACATGGCCATGGAGAAGCTGGGCCAGCTGCGGGCGCGCGACGAGTGGGACCTGATCATCGTCGACACCCCGCCCTCCCGTTCGGCGCTGGACTTCCTGGATGCGCCGAAGCGCCTGGGGTCGTTCCTGGACGGCAAGTTCATCAAACTGCTGATGGCCCCGGCGAAGGTGGGCGGCCGGGCGGGGATGAAGTTCCTCAACGTCGGCATGTCGATGATGACGGGCACGCTGGGCAAGGTGCTCGGAGGTCAACTGCTGCGGGACGTGCAGACGTTCGTGGCCGCGATGGACACCATGTTCGGCGGGTTCCGTATGCGGGCGGACGCGACGTACCGGCTGCTGCAGGCCCCGGGGACGGCGTTCTTGGTGGTTGCGGCGCCCGAGCGCGACGCGCTGCGGGAGGCCGCGTACTTCGTGGAACGACTGGCGGCCGAGGACATGCCGCTCGCCGGACTGGTCCTCAACCGGGTGCACGGCAGCGGGGCGGCACGGCTCTCCGCGGAGCGGGCCCTGGCGGCGGCGGAAAATCTTGACGAGGCCGGCATTGTGGATCAGGGGCCCGGGAAGACTCGAGTTCGTGACGCCGCGGCCGTCTCTCCCGAATCACCGTCCGCGGGCCGCTCCCCCGAAGCTCCACCGGAAGCCGGCACGTCGGCCCCCGGCGCATCAAAAGCCCCACCGGAAGTTCCCGAATCACCCGCAGAACCGAAGAACTCCCTGGAACGGACCACAGACCAGGCCACGGAGCAGACCACCGAGCAGATGACTGCGGGTCTGCTGCGCCTGCATGCCGAACGGATGCAGGTGCTCGCTCGCGAGCAGCGCACCCGTGACCGTTTCACCGCGCTCCACCCGGAGGTGGCGGTGGCCGAGGTACCTGCGTTTCCCGGCGATGTGCACGACCTCGCCGGCCTGCGCGCCATCGGTGACCGCCTTGCGACGGGTGGGAGCACCCCGGCGGGGGCGGCGTAG
- a CDS encoding NUDIX hydrolase, giving the protein MSNGQWYPPEWPDRIRALASGELTAVAPKRAATVMLLRDTADGTAVHMLRRRTSMAFAGGAYAYPGGGVDPRDDRPVRWAGPSLGVWAERLGADDTASAQAIVCAAVRETFEEAGVLLAGPTHDTVVGDTTGDDWEADRQALVDRGLSFADFLDRRGLVLRSDLLGAWARWITPEFEPRRYDTWFFVAALPEGQRTRNASTEAESTVWISPSQATAGYDKGDLLMMPPTIATLRTLEPYGTAAQALEAAADQDLAPVLAQARLEGGEVVLSWPGHDEFTKHVPTGGPR; this is encoded by the coding sequence ATGTCCAATGGTCAGTGGTACCCGCCGGAATGGCCCGACCGCATCCGCGCCCTCGCGAGCGGTGAGCTCACTGCCGTGGCCCCCAAGCGGGCCGCCACGGTCATGCTGCTGCGCGACACGGCCGACGGCACCGCTGTCCACATGCTCCGCCGCCGCACCTCCATGGCCTTCGCCGGAGGGGCGTACGCCTACCCGGGCGGCGGTGTGGACCCCCGCGACGACCGCCCGGTGCGCTGGGCCGGCCCCTCCCTGGGGGTCTGGGCGGAGCGCCTCGGGGCGGACGACACCGCCTCCGCCCAGGCCATCGTGTGCGCGGCGGTCCGCGAGACGTTCGAGGAAGCGGGCGTCCTGCTGGCCGGGCCCACCCACGACACGGTCGTCGGCGACACGACGGGCGACGACTGGGAGGCGGACCGGCAGGCACTGGTCGACCGTGGCCTGTCGTTCGCGGACTTCCTGGACCGCAGGGGGCTGGTGCTCCGCTCCGACCTGCTGGGCGCTTGGGCGCGCTGGATCACGCCGGAGTTCGAGCCCCGCCGGTACGACACCTGGTTCTTCGTGGCCGCGCTCCCCGAGGGACAGCGCACCCGCAACGCCTCCACGGAGGCGGAGAGCACCGTCTGGATCAGCCCCTCGCAGGCCACGGCCGGATACGACAAGGGCGACCTGCTGATGATGCCGCCGACCATCGCGACGCTCCGCACGCTCGAGCCGTACGGCACGGCCGCGCAGGCCCTGGAGGCGGCGGCGGACCAGGACCTCGCCCCGGTGCTGGCCCAGGCCCGGCTGGAGGGCGGGGAGGTCGTCCTGAGCTGGCCGGGGCACGACGAGTTCACCAAGCACGTGCCCACCGGAGGCCCGCGATGA
- the mptB gene encoding polyprenol phosphomannose-dependent alpha 1,6 mannosyltransferase MptB, with the protein MERVLGRAVGFRHCQLLGLTGSTALAAGGVSAGALPVREMLAPGSGRAALGLVGAYFGLVVLIAAWALVGRAVRGACPPGRHELLMTLVLWAAPLVVAPPLFSRDVYSYLAQGAMVDARLDVYVHGPSHLGGPLTAEVAPLWRDTPAPYGPVFLALASAVAHSPDLTSFSPDQVATGVLGMRLVALLGVASMALCLPRLALHCGTDPSVALWLGALNPLVLLHLVSGAHNDAIMLGLLGVGLVAALGRRPVPAVALITLAALVKAPAALGLVAVVVLWARQARSAPRPSRAAAVPQGRQTPLIRLLRAAALLRRGQSRPARSARAATAFAVLGVLCVCAATTAVTTAVVGTGYGWLAALDTPVSPENWSLTSTLGRLTTALLSSAGDPLTAAAHLATPAWHLLGLAATALAVLLAWRRHHLLRPVHALGLSLTAVALLGPAIRPWYPLWGLFLIAAAGPGRSLRRTVAAASGLLALAVLPSGFAPDTTQLALAVSGGLLAVAALWATHRFAHRPVGSTA; encoded by the coding sequence ATCGAGCGAGTCCTCGGCCGGGCCGTCGGCTTCCGCCACTGCCAACTGCTCGGACTCACCGGCTCGACGGCCCTGGCGGCAGGGGGCGTGAGCGCCGGGGCTCTACCCGTACGGGAGATGCTCGCCCCGGGCTCCGGACGCGCCGCGCTCGGGCTCGTCGGCGCGTACTTCGGCCTCGTCGTCCTGATAGCTGCCTGGGCGCTGGTGGGCAGAGCGGTGCGCGGCGCCTGCCCGCCCGGACGCCACGAACTGCTGATGACACTCGTGCTCTGGGCGGCGCCGCTCGTGGTGGCACCGCCCTTGTTCAGCCGTGACGTCTACAGCTACCTGGCGCAGGGCGCGATGGTCGACGCGCGGCTCGACGTGTACGTCCACGGCCCGTCCCACCTGGGCGGACCGCTCACGGCGGAGGTCGCGCCCCTGTGGCGGGACACGCCCGCCCCGTACGGCCCGGTCTTCCTGGCCCTGGCCTCGGCGGTGGCGCACTCGCCCGACCTGACCTCGTTCTCCCCGGACCAGGTCGCCACCGGAGTGCTCGGCATGCGCCTGGTGGCGCTGCTCGGCGTGGCGTCCATGGCGCTCTGCCTGCCCCGGCTGGCCCTGCACTGCGGCACGGACCCGTCCGTGGCGCTGTGGCTCGGCGCGCTCAATCCTCTGGTGCTGCTGCACCTGGTCAGCGGCGCGCACAACGACGCGATCATGCTGGGGCTGCTGGGCGTGGGCCTCGTCGCGGCACTCGGCCGCAGGCCGGTCCCGGCCGTCGCGCTGATCACCCTGGCGGCCTTGGTGAAGGCACCCGCGGCGCTGGGGCTCGTCGCCGTCGTCGTGTTGTGGGCGAGGCAGGCACGCTCGGCGCCGCGGCCGTCGCGAGCAGCCGCCGTACCGCAGGGGCGGCAAACACCCCTGATACGGCTACTGCGAGCAGCCGCCCTGCTGCGGCGCGGGCAGTCACGACCGGCCCGCTCGGCCCGGGCGGCCACCGCGTTCGCCGTTCTCGGGGTCCTCTGTGTCTGTGCCGCCACCACCGCGGTGACCACTGCGGTGGTGGGTACCGGATACGGATGGCTGGCGGCGCTCGACACACCCGTATCCCCCGAGAACTGGTCCCTGACCTCCACTCTCGGCCGACTGACCACCGCCCTGCTGAGCAGTGCCGGCGACCCGCTCACGGCGGCCGCCCACCTCGCGACCCCGGCGTGGCATCTGCTCGGACTCGCCGCGACCGCCCTCGCCGTACTGCTCGCCTGGCGCCGTCATCACCTGCTGCGTCCGGTGCACGCACTCGGGCTCAGCCTGACGGCGGTGGCGCTGCTCGGACCGGCGATCCGCCCCTGGTACCCGCTGTGGGGACTGTTCCTGATCGCCGCCGCCGGCCCGGGCAGATCGCTGCGCCGTACGGTCGCCGCGGCCAGCGGGCTGCTCGCCCTGGCCGTACTGCCCAGCGGATTCGCCCCCGACACCACGCAGTTGGCGCTCGCCGTCAGCGGCGGACTGCTCGCGGTGGCGGCTCTGTGGGCAACCCATCGCTTCGCACACCGCCCGGTCGGGAGTACGGCATGA
- a CDS encoding ArsA family ATPase translates to MSRLQVVSGKGGTGKTTVAAALALALATEGKRTLLVEVEGRQGIAQLFETEALPYEERKIAVSSGGGEVFALAIDAERALLDYLQMFYKLGGAGRALKKIGAIDFATTIAPGVRDVLLTGKACEAVRRRDRQGRYVYDYVVMDAPPTGRITRFLNVNDEVAGLARIGPIHNQAQAVMRVLKSPETAVHLVTLLEEMPVQETADGVAELRAAELPVGQVIVNMVRPHLLDEDAVREAANGRRGAVTEALTAAGVPGAATLVTPLLEQAAEHAQRVELEREQRRTLNTLELGAYELPVLSEGVDLSGLYQLARELRKQGAGS, encoded by the coding sequence GTGAGCAGGCTCCAGGTCGTCAGCGGCAAGGGCGGGACCGGTAAGACCACGGTTGCCGCCGCCCTCGCGCTCGCCCTCGCGACCGAGGGAAAGCGGACTCTTCTCGTCGAGGTCGAGGGCAGGCAGGGCATCGCCCAGCTGTTCGAGACGGAGGCTCTTCCCTATGAGGAGCGCAAGATCGCCGTCTCCTCCGGCGGGGGCGAGGTGTTCGCGCTGGCCATCGACGCCGAGCGCGCCCTCCTCGACTACCTCCAGATGTTCTACAAACTCGGCGGCGCGGGCCGCGCGCTGAAGAAGATCGGCGCGATCGACTTCGCGACGACGATTGCCCCGGGCGTCCGCGACGTGCTGCTGACCGGCAAGGCCTGCGAGGCGGTCCGCCGCCGGGACAGACAGGGGCGGTACGTCTACGACTACGTGGTCATGGACGCCCCGCCCACCGGCCGCATCACCCGCTTCCTGAACGTCAACGACGAGGTGGCGGGCCTGGCGCGGATCGGCCCGATACACAATCAGGCGCAGGCTGTGATGCGGGTCCTCAAGTCCCCCGAGACGGCTGTCCACCTGGTGACCCTCCTTGAAGAGATGCCGGTGCAGGAGACCGCGGACGGCGTCGCCGAACTGCGCGCCGCCGAACTGCCGGTGGGTCAGGTCATCGTGAACATGGTCCGTCCGCACCTCCTCGACGAGGACGCGGTGCGCGAGGCGGCGAACGGCCGGCGCGGCGCCGTCACCGAGGCGCTCACGGCGGCCGGTGTGCCGGGTGCCGCGACACTCGTCACGCCGCTGCTGGAGCAGGCGGCCGAGCACGCGCAGCGCGTGGAACTGGAACGCGAGCAGCGCAGGACACTGAACACCCTGGAGCTGGGCGCGTACGAACTCCCCGTGCTGAGCGAGGGCGTCGATCTGTCCGGCCTCTACCAACTGGCGAGGGAACTGCGCAAGCAAGGGGCGGGCTCATGA
- a CDS encoding WhiB family transcriptional regulator, which yields MGWVTDWSAQAACRTTDPDELFVQGAAQNRAKAVCTGCPVRTECLADALDNRVEFGVWGGMTERERRALLRRRPTVTSWRRLLETARTEYERSAGILPVALDDDETYEAYAAVG from the coding sequence ATGGGCTGGGTAACCGACTGGAGTGCGCAGGCAGCCTGCCGCACTACGGATCCGGATGAACTGTTCGTTCAAGGGGCAGCGCAGAACAGGGCCAAGGCGGTGTGCACGGGATGCCCGGTGCGTACCGAGTGCCTGGCCGACGCGCTCGACAACCGCGTCGAATTCGGCGTGTGGGGCGGAATGACCGAACGGGAGCGACGCGCACTGCTGCGCAGGCGCCCCACGGTCACTTCGTGGCGGCGACTGCTCGAGACCGCACGCACGGAATACGAGCGCAGCGCGGGGATCCTTCCCGTCGCCCTCGACGACGACGAGACGTACGAGGCGTACGCGGCGGTCGGGTAG
- a CDS encoding RidA family protein yields MSGVVDARLAELGLKLPEVVPPLAAYQPAVVSGAYVYTAGQLPMVEGKLPVTGKVGAEVTPEEAKELARTCALNALAAVKSVVGDLDRIARVVKVVGFVASAADFTGQPAVLNGASELLGELLGDKGVHARSAVGVAVLPLDAPVEVEIQVELVQDGC; encoded by the coding sequence GTGAGCGGCGTCGTCGACGCCCGGCTCGCCGAGCTCGGACTGAAGCTGCCGGAGGTCGTGCCGCCGCTGGCCGCGTACCAGCCGGCGGTGGTCTCCGGAGCGTACGTCTACACCGCGGGCCAGCTCCCGATGGTGGAGGGCAAGCTTCCGGTGACCGGCAAGGTCGGGGCCGAGGTCACCCCCGAGGAGGCCAAGGAGCTTGCCCGCACCTGTGCGTTGAACGCCCTGGCGGCCGTGAAGTCGGTCGTCGGTGATCTGGACCGCATCGCGCGTGTGGTGAAGGTCGTCGGCTTCGTGGCGTCCGCCGCCGACTTCACCGGCCAGCCCGCCGTCCTCAACGGCGCCAGCGAGCTGCTCGGCGAGCTGCTCGGCGACAAGGGAGTCCACGCGCGCAGCGCGGTCGGTGTCGCGGTGCTGCCGCTGGACGCCCCGGTCGAGGTCGAGATCCAGGTGGAGCTCGTCCAGGACGGCTGCTGA
- a CDS encoding GatB/YqeY domain-containing protein, whose product MTTLKSKLQEDLTAAIRARDELRSSTLRLTLAAITKEEVSGTSARELSDDEVQKVIAKEAKKRREAADAFAQGGRTEQAEREKAEGVILDAYLPQQLTDDELRRIVAQAVEEARSAGAEGPRAMGAVMKIVSPKVAGRAEGGRVAAVVKQLLAG is encoded by the coding sequence ATGACCACGCTCAAGTCCAAGCTGCAGGAAGACCTCACCGCGGCGATCAGGGCGCGCGACGAACTGCGCTCCTCCACGCTCCGGCTCACCCTCGCCGCGATCACCAAGGAGGAGGTCTCGGGCACGAGTGCCCGTGAACTCTCCGACGACGAGGTGCAGAAGGTGATCGCCAAGGAGGCGAAGAAGCGCCGCGAGGCCGCTGACGCGTTCGCCCAGGGCGGTCGCACCGAGCAGGCCGAGCGGGAGAAGGCCGAGGGCGTGATCCTCGACGCCTATCTGCCGCAGCAGCTGACGGACGACGAGCTGCGCCGAATCGTGGCCCAGGCGGTCGAGGAGGCCAGGTCCGCGGGCGCCGAAGGGCCGCGTGCGATGGGCGCCGTCATGAAGATCGTGAGCCCGAAGGTGGCCGGCCGCGCCGAGGGCGGCCGGGTGGCCGCCGTGGTGAAGCAGCTGCTCGCGGGCTGA
- a CDS encoding DUF4177 domain-containing protein, with the protein MTKWEYATVPLLVHATKQILDTWGEDGWELVQVVPGPNNPEQLVAYLKREKSS; encoded by the coding sequence ATGACCAAGTGGGAATACGCGACCGTGCCCCTTCTCGTGCACGCGACGAAGCAGATTCTGGACACCTGGGGTGAGGACGGCTGGGAGCTGGTCCAGGTCGTGCCCGGGCCCAACAACCCCGAGCAGCTCGTGGCCTACCTGAAGCGGGAGAAGTCCTCGTGA
- a CDS encoding MBL fold metallo-hydrolase, which yields MTDAGTLPGQPRGGVLSGPATTRAVNVLAPNPSAMTLDGTNTWIVSEPGSGLAVVVDPGPLDEGHLRAVIDTAERAGKRIALTLLTHGHPDHAEGASRFAELTRTNVRALDPALRLGDEGLAPGDVITTGGLEMRVVPTPGHTGDSLSFHLPADRAVLTGDTVLGRGTTVVAHPDGRLGDYLDSLRRLRSLTVDDGIRTVLPGHGPVLDDAQGAVEFYLAHRASRLAQVETAVENGCTTPFEVVAQVYAGVDRSLWPAAELSVRAQLEYLRDHGLIGPG from the coding sequence ATGACCGACGCCGGCACTCTGCCGGGACAGCCCCGCGGCGGTGTGCTGTCGGGGCCGGCCACCACCCGTGCCGTGAACGTCCTCGCCCCGAACCCGTCCGCGATGACCCTCGACGGCACCAACACCTGGATCGTCTCCGAGCCGGGCTCCGGACTCGCGGTCGTCGTCGACCCGGGCCCGCTCGACGAGGGCCATCTGCGGGCCGTCATCGACACTGCCGAACGTGCGGGCAAGCGGATCGCCCTCACCCTGCTCACCCACGGCCACCCCGACCACGCCGAAGGGGCCTCGCGCTTCGCGGAACTGACCCGTACGAACGTCCGGGCCCTGGACCCGGCGCTGCGGCTCGGCGACGAAGGGCTCGCCCCCGGCGATGTGATCACCACGGGCGGGCTGGAGATGCGGGTCGTCCCCACGCCCGGCCACACCGGGGACTCGCTCAGCTTCCATCTGCCGGCCGACCGGGCCGTGCTCACCGGAGACACGGTCCTCGGACGCGGCACGACCGTCGTCGCCCACCCCGACGGCCGGCTCGGCGACTACCTCGACTCGCTGCGGCGCCTGCGCTCGCTCACCGTCGACGACGGCATCCGCACCGTGCTGCCCGGTCACGGCCCCGTGCTGGACGACGCCCAGGGCGCCGTCGAGTTCTACCTCGCGCACCGCGCGAGCCGCCTCGCACAGGTGGAGACGGCGGTCGAGAACGGCTGCACCACGCCCTTCGAGGTCGTGGCGCAGGTGTACGCGGGGGTGGACAGGTCCCTGTGGCCGGCCGCGGAGCTGTCTGTGCGGGCACAGCTCGAATACCTGCGCGACCACGGACTCATCGGGCCCGGCTAG
- a CDS encoding Crp/Fnr family transcriptional regulator, which translates to MDDVLRRAPLFAALDDEQAAELRASMSEATLARGDALFHEGEPGDRLYVVTEGKVKLHRTSPDGRENMLAVLGPGELIGELSLFDPGPRTATATALTEVKLLGLGHGDLQPWLNVRPEVATALLRAVARRLRKTNDQMSDLVFSDVPGRVARALLDLSRRFGVQSEEGIHVVHDLTQEELAQLVGASRETVNKALADFAQRGWLRLEARAVILLDVERLAKRSR; encoded by the coding sequence GTGGACGACGTTCTGCGGCGCGCCCCGCTCTTCGCGGCGCTCGATGACGAGCAGGCCGCGGAGCTCCGCGCCTCGATGAGTGAAGCGACGCTCGCCCGCGGCGACGCGCTCTTCCACGAGGGCGAACCGGGCGACCGCCTCTACGTGGTCACCGAAGGCAAGGTCAAGCTCCACCGCACCTCCCCCGACGGCCGCGAGAACATGCTCGCGGTCCTCGGCCCCGGCGAGCTGATCGGCGAGCTGTCCCTCTTCGACCCGGGCCCGCGCACCGCGACCGCCACCGCGCTGACCGAGGTCAAGCTCCTCGGTCTCGGCCACGGTGACCTCCAGCCCTGGCTGAACGTCCGGCCCGAGGTGGCCACGGCGCTGCTGCGCGCGGTCGCCCGCCGGCTCCGCAAGACCAACGACCAGATGTCCGACCTGGTCTTCTCCGACGTGCCGGGCCGTGTCGCCCGGGCGCTCCTCGACCTGTCGCGCCGTTTCGGCGTGCAGTCGGAGGAGGGCATCCACGTCGTCCACGACCTCACCCAGGAAGAGCTGGCCCAGCTGGTCGGTGCCTCCCGCGAGACCGTGAACAAGGCGCTGGCCGACTTCGCACAGCGGGGCTGGCTCCGCCTGGAGGCCCGTGCGGTGATCCTGCTCGACGTGGAGCGCCTGGCCAAGCGTTCGCGCTGA
- a CDS encoding transglycosylase domain-containing protein, with product MPNKRSGGGLTGIQQAAKFLGVSVLSGAVLAGIALPAVGALGLAAKGTVEGFDTIPANLKTPPLSQRTTILDSEGGKIAVVYSRDRTVVPLEEISPYMQKAIVAIEDARFYEHGAIDLKGVLRALNKNAQSGGVSEGASTLTQQYVKNVFVEEAGDDPDKVAQATQQTLGRKIRELKYAIQVEEELGKKKILENYLNITFFGQQAYGIEAASQRYFSKHAKDLKLEEAALLAGVVQSPSRFDPVNDSEEATKRRNIVLQRMADVGDISQAEADKAKAAPIELKVSRPKNGCITAVDGAGFFCDYVRKAFLADPVFGKTRKDRLKIWNRGGLTIKTTLNPQAQKAVQQSIKDHVYQTDKVATAVTLVQPGTGKIVAMGQSKPYGFGKNETQINYSVNHGMGGSNYGFPVGSTFKPFLAAAALEQGKPATQVYPSPYKMPYPESISTCSGKPWVNPGGKQTLENENESEVGPYPLKEAMALSVNTYFVQMIGEIGMCPILEMTGKLGVVQGNGDKMPELPSALTLGSTGVSPLNMANAYATFANRGTYCTPTAIESITTADGKSLEVPQTECSRAMSEKTADTINTLLRGVVDSGTGRQAGLQSRDNAGKTGTTDFRKNAWFVGYTPNMSGAVWVGSASQQVEMVNITIGGQYHPKVFGGGVPGPIWKDAVSGALVGQPAPPFNTVHIPDPPKDKDKDKDKKKPGDDKPGDEDPWPGISIPPDLIGGGNNRGQGNGGANGGNWP from the coding sequence ATGCCAAACAAGCGCTCGGGCGGCGGTCTGACCGGGATCCAGCAGGCCGCCAAGTTCCTCGGTGTCAGTGTGCTCTCCGGAGCCGTGCTGGCAGGCATCGCCCTGCCCGCAGTGGGAGCGCTGGGACTCGCGGCCAAGGGGACCGTCGAGGGGTTCGACACCATCCCCGCCAACCTCAAGACCCCGCCGCTGAGTCAGCGCACCACGATCCTCGACTCCGAGGGCGGGAAGATCGCCGTGGTCTACTCCCGTGACCGCACCGTGGTGCCCCTCGAGGAGATCTCGCCCTACATGCAGAAGGCGATCGTCGCGATCGAGGACGCCCGCTTCTACGAGCACGGCGCGATCGACCTCAAGGGCGTGCTGCGTGCGCTGAACAAGAACGCGCAGTCGGGCGGCGTCTCGGAGGGCGCCTCCACGCTCACCCAGCAGTATGTGAAGAACGTCTTCGTCGAAGAGGCAGGCGACGACCCGGACAAGGTCGCCCAGGCCACCCAGCAGACCCTCGGCCGCAAGATCCGCGAGCTCAAGTACGCGATCCAGGTCGAGGAGGAGCTCGGCAAGAAGAAGATCCTCGAGAACTACCTCAACATCACGTTCTTCGGCCAGCAGGCGTACGGCATCGAGGCCGCGTCCCAGCGCTACTTCTCCAAGCACGCCAAGGACCTGAAGCTGGAGGAGGCCGCGCTGCTCGCCGGCGTCGTCCAGTCGCCCAGCCGCTTCGATCCGGTCAACGACTCGGAGGAGGCGACCAAGCGCCGCAATATCGTGCTGCAGCGCATGGCCGACGTCGGCGACATCTCGCAGGCCGAGGCGGACAAGGCCAAGGCCGCTCCGATCGAGTTGAAGGTCAGCCGGCCCAAGAACGGCTGCATCACCGCCGTCGACGGCGCCGGCTTCTTCTGCGACTACGTGCGCAAGGCGTTCCTGGCCGACCCGGTCTTCGGGAAGACCAGGAAGGACCGGCTCAAGATCTGGAACCGGGGCGGTCTGACGATCAAGACCACGCTGAACCCGCAGGCCCAGAAGGCCGTGCAGCAGTCGATAAAGGACCACGTCTACCAGACCGACAAGGTCGCCACCGCGGTGACGCTGGTCCAGCCCGGGACCGGCAAGATCGTGGCGATGGGCCAGTCCAAGCCGTACGGCTTCGGCAAGAACGAGACGCAGATCAACTACTCGGTCAACCACGGTATGGGTGGCTCGAACTACGGTTTCCCCGTCGGCTCGACCTTCAAGCCGTTCCTCGCCGCGGCCGCCCTGGAGCAGGGCAAGCCGGCGACGCAGGTGTACCCGTCGCCGTACAAGATGCCGTACCCGGAATCGATCTCGACCTGCAGTGGTAAGCCCTGGGTCAATCCGGGCGGAAAGCAGACCCTGGAGAACGAGAACGAGTCCGAGGTCGGACCGTACCCGCTCAAGGAAGCCATGGCGCTTTCGGTCAACACCTACTTCGTGCAGATGATCGGCGAGATCGGGATGTGCCCGATCCTCGAGATGACCGGCAAGCTGGGCGTGGTGCAGGGCAACGGTGACAAGATGCCCGAACTGCCCTCGGCACTCACTCTCGGCTCCACCGGTGTCTCGCCGCTCAACATGGCCAACGCCTATGCGACGTTCGCCAACCGCGGTACCTACTGCACGCCGACGGCGATCGAGTCGATCACGACTGCGGACGGCAAGAGCCTGGAGGTTCCGCAGACCGAGTGCTCCAGGGCGATGTCGGAGAAGACCGCCGACACGATCAACACCCTGCTGCGCGGAGTGGTCGACTCCGGTACGGGCCGGCAGGCCGGCCTCCAGAGCCGGGACAACGCGGGCAAGACGGGTACGACCGACTTCCGGAAGAACGCCTGGTTCGTGGGCTACACCCCGAACATGTCCGGCGCGGTCTGGGTGGGCAGCGCCAGCCAGCAGGTGGAGATGGTGAACATCACCATCGGCGGCCAGTACCACCCGAAGGTCTTCGGCGGTGGCGTCCCGGGTCCCATCTGGAAGGACGCCGTGTCGGGGGCGCTGGTGGGCCAGCCCGCCCCGCCGTTCAACACCGTGCACATCCCGGACCCGCCGAAGGACAAAGACAAGGACAAGGACAAGAAGAAGCCCGGCGACGACAAGCCCGGCGACGAGGACCCGTGGCCCGGCATCTCCATCCCGCCGGACCTGATCGGCGGCGGCAACAACCGCGGTCAGGGCAACGGCGGTGCCAACGGCGGCAACTGGCCGTAG